One window of the Anopheles cruzii chromosome 2, idAnoCruzAS_RS32_06, whole genome shotgun sequence genome contains the following:
- the LOC128278887 gene encoding uncharacterized protein LOC128278887: MVQTMLPNEVHRRYRSLDTIAFWKGTEYRTFLHYMSVVIYKDYMFENAYKHYLLYFCAITLFSTKAHQQFWQLGGRLLTLFVKNFETYYGRSHLTSNVHNLLHVYSDVLNHGELDKFSSYRSENHYQLLKKWVHSGTRCLEQVANRVHHFASIHNFKTCTPPPYPILTRNQDGVHINKNFVLRPNRKDQWFLTRSKGIVKFLKVSNNANQTVLIGSQFDCMAELFHLETSDDIGRIDLSSSDLHIYKVNNNTSTSFVEVPLKSILCKLVCVPLPSRSLSRYVFDPDLSADFCAFFPLLHTFQ; encoded by the coding sequence ATGGTGCAGACAATGCTTCCTAATGAGGTACACCGTCGCTACAGGTCTCTGGACACCATAGCCTTTTGGAAAGGCACTGAGTACCGAACTTTTCTGCATTACATGAGTGTTGTTATTTATAAAGATTATATGTTCGAAAATGCATATAAACATTATTTGTTGTACTTCTGCGCCATAACATTGTTCTCAACAAAGGCACACCAACAGTTCTGGCAATTGGGCGGTCGACTCCTGACCCTTTTTGTAAAGAATTTCGAGACATATTATGGTCGGTCTCACTTAACTAGCAATGTTCATAATTTACTGCACGTTTATTCAGACGTTTTGAACCATGGAGAGCTGGACAAATTTTCATCATATCGTTCAGAAAACCATTACCAacttttaaaaaaatgggtTCACTCAGGCACTAGATGCTTAGAACAAGTGGCAAATAGAGTACATCATTTTGCATCTATTCACAATTTTAAGACTTGCACTCCGCCACCATATCCAATATTAACAAGGAATCAGGACGGAGTacatataaataaaaattttgTCCTTAGGCCGAACAGAAAAGATCAGTGGTTTCTTACCAGATCTAAAGGCATTGTAAAGTTTTTAAAAGTGAGCAACAATGCTAACCAAACGGTTTTGATTGGAAGTCAGTTTGATTGTATGGCAGAGTTGTTTCATTTAGAAACAAGTGACGATATTGGCCGAATCGATCTATCGTCCTCAGATTTGCATATTTACAAAGTGAATAATAATACCTCAACGAGTTTTGTGGAAGTACCTTTGAAATCTATTTTGTGTAAATTAGTGTGCGTTCCTTTGCCTTCCCGTTCGCTATCTCGTTATGTTTTTGATCCCGATCTTTCAGCTGATTTCTGTGCCTTTTTCCCATTATTACATACTTTCCAGTGA